The Polyangium aurulentum genomic interval ATCGACGCCCGCGAACACGATGCCCTGCTGCACCATGCCGAAGAGCAGCGCCCCGCACGCCGCGCCGAGCACCGACCCGCGCCCGCCCGTGAGCAGCGTCCCTCCGAGGACGGCCGCGAGAATGGCCTCGAGCTCCTTGCCCGTGCCGCGCAAGACGTCCGCGCCGGTGAATTTGACGACCTGGAACGTCGCCACGAGGCACGCCGCGAGCGAGGTCATCATGAAGAGCGAGATCTTGACGCGGGCGACCGGAATCCCGACCCTGCGCGCAGAATCGGGCGCCCCGCCGACGCCGAAGATCCAGTTGCCCGAGCGGGTGCGCAAAAGCACCCACGCCGCGAGCGCGGTGATGGCGATCCACCACAGCACCGAGGCCGAGATCGGACCCACGTGACCTGCGAAGAGGGTCTCGGCGGCGCCGAACCCGCCCGCCTCCTCGAGGCCGCCGATCTGCGTGCGGCCCGTGATGAGGCGCGTCATGCCGATGGTGCCGCCCGCGAGGATGAAGAGCGATCCGAGCGTGACGATGAACGAGGGCAGGCGCGTCTTCGTGACGACGAACCCATTGAAGAACCCGACCGCGAGCGCGAGGGCCGCCGCCGCCGCGATGCCGCCCCAGATGGGCCAGCCGAGCTTGTCGCAG includes:
- a CDS encoding ABC transporter permease, producing MSAAKKLLDRPELGVAAAVVAAWLFFAFYAGDSGFLSSRGTATYLEIASELGILAAPVALLMIAGEFDLSIGSTMAACGMTIALCCDKLGWPIWGGIAAAAALALAVGFFNGFVVTKTRLPSFIVTLGSLFILAGGTIGMTRLITGRTQIGGLEEAGGFGAAETLFAGHVGPISASVLWWIAITALAAWVLLRTRSGNWIFGVGGAPDSARRVGIPVARVKISLFMMTSLAACLVATFQVVKFTGADVLRGTGKELEAILAAVLGGTLLTGGRGSVLGAACGALLFGMVQQGIVFAGVDSDWYKVFLGAMLLLAVLLNSSVQTRMAEARR